The proteins below are encoded in one region of Rana temporaria chromosome 2, aRanTem1.1, whole genome shotgun sequence:
- the PGAP2 gene encoding post-GPI attachment to proteins factor 2 isoform X1, which translates to MVAIVSSLISTHLFWLLLHVWSRMPHLPLTMPPERPSGPLFTLRFTTFAVGTVCLPLLGFLFCVVWSILFNFTETTATHCGVPNYLPSISAAIGGVTPQRYVWRFCIGLHSAPRLLVAVAYRNFYVGTGVSSLTSHLNFLLNVVEILCLLLLTYVSSNENQGIHQLAFALFMIFSLGHMITTLCIWRKSRKLSVSSEERRSYTYKKHLFFFNSLAFLISMVFYIRHNMSCEAGVYTIFAFLEYLVVLSNMGFHMTAWWDFGSKELAICSPEEGKRI; encoded by the exons ATGGTGGCCATTGTGTCCTCACTGATCTCCACACATCTCTTCTGGCTTCTTCTACATGTATG GTCCAGGATGCCGCATCTTCCGCTGACGATGCCCCCGGAGCGCCCCAGCGGGCCCCTCTTCACTCTGAGGTTCACCACGTTTGCCGTGGGCACCGTCTGCCTTCCGCTCCTCGGCTTCCTGTTCTGCGTTGTCTGGTCGATCCTGTTCAACTTCACCGAGACCACAGCGACGCACTGCGGG GTTCCCAACTACCTGCCCTCCATAAGTGCAGCGATTGGGGGCGTCACCCCACAGCGGTACGTCTGGAGGTTCTGCATTGGGCTGCACTCGGCACCCCGCCTTCTGGTCGCTGTGGCTTACCGAAACTTTTATGTGGGCACCGGAGTGTCCTCTTTGACCAGCCACCTCAACTTCCTGCTCAACGTGGTGGAGATCCTTTGCCTTCTCCTGCTAACCTACGTATCGTCCAATGAGAACCAAG GGATCCATCAGTTGGCGTTTGCACTCTTCATGATCTTTTCTCTCGGTCACATGATCACAACGCTTTGTATATGGAGGAAGAGCAGGAAACTTTCTGTAAGTTCTGAG GAGCGGCGGTCCTACACCTACAAGAAACATCTCTTCTTCTTCAACTCTCTGGCGTTCCTGATCTCCATGGTGTTTTATATCCGCCACAACATGTCCTGTGAGGCCGGAG TGTACACCATCTTTGCCTTCCTGGAGTACCTGGTTGTCTTGTCCAATATGGGTTTCCACATGACGGCCTGGTGGGACTTTGGCAGCAAAGAGCTTGCGATCTGCTCGCCGGAGGAAGGCAAGCGAATCTGA
- the PGAP2 gene encoding post-GPI attachment to proteins factor 2 isoform X2 produces MSRMPHLPLTMPPERPSGPLFTLRFTTFAVGTVCLPLLGFLFCVVWSILFNFTETTATHCGVPNYLPSISAAIGGVTPQRYVWRFCIGLHSAPRLLVAVAYRNFYVGTGVSSLTSHLNFLLNVVEILCLLLLTYVSSNENQGIHQLAFALFMIFSLGHMITTLCIWRKSRKLSVSSEERRSYTYKKHLFFFNSLAFLISMVFYIRHNMSCEAGVYTIFAFLEYLVVLSNMGFHMTAWWDFGSKELAICSPEEGKRI; encoded by the exons GTCCAGGATGCCGCATCTTCCGCTGACGATGCCCCCGGAGCGCCCCAGCGGGCCCCTCTTCACTCTGAGGTTCACCACGTTTGCCGTGGGCACCGTCTGCCTTCCGCTCCTCGGCTTCCTGTTCTGCGTTGTCTGGTCGATCCTGTTCAACTTCACCGAGACCACAGCGACGCACTGCGGG GTTCCCAACTACCTGCCCTCCATAAGTGCAGCGATTGGGGGCGTCACCCCACAGCGGTACGTCTGGAGGTTCTGCATTGGGCTGCACTCGGCACCCCGCCTTCTGGTCGCTGTGGCTTACCGAAACTTTTATGTGGGCACCGGAGTGTCCTCTTTGACCAGCCACCTCAACTTCCTGCTCAACGTGGTGGAGATCCTTTGCCTTCTCCTGCTAACCTACGTATCGTCCAATGAGAACCAAG GGATCCATCAGTTGGCGTTTGCACTCTTCATGATCTTTTCTCTCGGTCACATGATCACAACGCTTTGTATATGGAGGAAGAGCAGGAAACTTTCTGTAAGTTCTGAG GAGCGGCGGTCCTACACCTACAAGAAACATCTCTTCTTCTTCAACTCTCTGGCGTTCCTGATCTCCATGGTGTTTTATATCCGCCACAACATGTCCTGTGAGGCCGGAG TGTACACCATCTTTGCCTTCCTGGAGTACCTGGTTGTCTTGTCCAATATGGGTTTCCACATGACGGCCTGGTGGGACTTTGGCAGCAAAGAGCTTGCGATCTGCTCGCCGGAGGAAGGCAAGCGAATCTGA